From one Solea solea chromosome 15, fSolSol10.1, whole genome shotgun sequence genomic stretch:
- the slf2 gene encoding SMC5-SMC6 complex localization factor protein 2 isoform X3, translating to MYIPNHWLCIVNCILNTHLQVKMFQSWFVNYPVTESYLKGEVLALQHHSLHQETPMKPPHIPNEPYHPPPRRKLPLQSPELCHRSEHLTISLEPICIMDSPANIGTPALLSSHCSRERLCATRNSGQHPGPFYSSHNVPFNQSNIRASVDGQQSRPPTDFHYISPKCMRDVSNYSTSSFHMRRDQVTKPKDTLCFSGSKNVTAINQDSNKQHRPHVSPPERAAEEVYPQQPSYCEPQSPGNCHCPPSYCKYPLSRRSSDRRSDVGVPMMHSPARPDQDQQYKRVPSSVKSTPAEDSHCSSLKRRRDSEDNSTSPSLVSSLKCSSDFKLQQKTTDSHLCTEPVCGQSSHLVDTDAQDDDSKHYIRKAYITSSQDQIIKIRLSEMPADGCLRKTEVEPVRKTKCSTLFSPKVTSSLPHTHSTSVLQVKTPRTKMSIASKSSSKLNSGSQVELNKTGRLRRHGVMPNYTDYLFTPDPISYLVSPAHKTAKPERAGSTIKSTMPEKSCSSTTSVRSSTRVTGSSCQKTQNSTVRGFTNAEDTKVPYSVGNIQFQLPSVTLERIKLENIPSRSKDSEPITISGRQLQGTSVKSEEEHTTLLAHNVTSVTGTTASKEMFHFTEVKKETGERNGKKTNEEDSADIESVELDLDFSFELDVGLAQSSQSSEEEQLLSLQEMIESVTKPPDTPEKGAFSEPSTPGNHSMRLRARLSSPTKPGLYKNNLDLLLKEINTNKKAKKSEEQLLLMCKEDLLRIAKFEEDQEQQEEAITSEQQEFVQRYTLMSDGLREVPPGEAVFNLEKFGQIFNQDTLQLRKYMVKPQGMAQKTLLWSSPAQLRSHVTMGLFQEAYDCQSPCPTQVSRFLFKMMSVHTERLISEKILEVLRDIACTAACQIVESESQQFKVWVPSLADVTLVLLNMGVPFVSLFPFENLQPQFTEGDLLEDVYIYKSESPSHNKEQKTVPEHNYSTILKYLSLCMGLCPRAYSDDELLLLLSVLERVSLDTQLILQPSVEIFPLLYKILNNFRDWKSMLPRICLALTDLTDDHHNMCLLIQQLPDNKRGKQLRQHLSLSMISKLLNGKSTYRPTEEEFQLSALRPYLPAMQPSTIIQGMLSSSSRSWRDKDEDMAYLDQQSYYLCYSLLTLTNEASNFQSFPAHQNDQLLCLYSDLDVHVKCDIRESEKCLYRSKVKDLVSRIDIKWQNMLQKTKPFYSWSAV from the exons ATGTATATACCTAACCACTGGCTCTGCATTGTcaactgtattttaaatacacatcTTCAAGTTAAAATGTTTCAATCGTGGTTTGTCAACTATCCTGTGACTGAGAGCTACCTGAAAG GGGAAGTCCTTGCACTTCAGCATCATTCCCTACACCAGGAGACTCCAATGAAGCCGCCCCACATCCCGAATGAGCCGTATCATCCACCACCCAGGAGAAAGTTACCACTTCAAAGTCCTGAGCTGTGTCACAGATCAGAACACTTAACTATTTCCTTGGAACCAATCTGTATAATGGACAGCCCAGCTAACATTGGAACCCCAGCACTTCTGTCCAGTCACTGTTCAAGGGAAAGACTTTGTGCAACACGGAACTCTGGTCAACACCCAGGGCCTTTCTACTCCTCACATAATGTTCCATTCAACCAGTCTAACATTCGTGCCTCAGTAGATGGGCAACAGTCCCGGCCTCCCACTGACTTCCATTACATCTCCCCTAAGTGCATGAGGGATGTAAGCAACTACAGTACCTCGTCTTTTCACATGAGGAGAGATCAAGTAACCAAACCCAAGGACACCTTGTGTTTTTCAGGAAGCAAGAATGTAACTGCGATAAATCAAGACTCAAACAag CAGCACAGGCCTCATGTGAGCCCACCAGAGAGAGCAGCTGAAGAAGTTTATCCACAGCAACCCTCGTACTGTGAGCCCCAGAGTCCTGGGAACTGCCATTGCCCCCCAAGTTACTGCAAATATCCTCTGAGTAGACGGTCTTCTGACAGAAGAAGTGATGTTGGTGTACCTATGATGCACAGCCCTGCACGCCCTGACCAG gaCCAGCAATATAAACGAGTACCTTCAAGTGTAAAGTCAACTCCAG CAGAGGACTCGCATTGCTCGTCATTGAAGAGGCGAAGGGACTCTGAGGACAACTCGACCAGCCCATCATTAGTGTCTTCATTGAAGTGTTCTTCGGACTTTAAACTGCAACAGAAAACCACAGACAGCCACCTGTGTACAGAGCCAGTATGTGGCCAGTCGTCACATCTGGTTGACACTGATGCACAGGATGACGATTCCAAACATTACATAAGGAAGGCATATATAACTTCCTCTCAGGATCAGATCATCAAGATCAGATTATCTGAAATGCCTGCTGATGGATGTTTGAGAAAAACAGAAGTGGAACCTGTTAGAAAGACTAAATGTAGCACTTTATTCTCCCCCAAGGTCACGAGTAGTTTGCCTCATACGCACAGTACCTCAGTTCTACAAGTGAAGACTCCAAGGACCAAGATGAGCATTGCGTCCAAATCATCCTCAAAGTTAAATTCAGGTTCTCAGGTTGAACTGAATAAAACTGGCCGCCTACGAAGACATGGTGTGATGCCTAATTACACAGATTATCTCTTTACCCCTGATCCCATTTCCTATTTAGTCAGCCCTGCACATAAAACGGCAAAACCTGAGAGAGCTGGATCAACCATTAAGTCTACCATGCCAGAGAAAAGCTGTTCATCCACTACATCCGTTAGATCCAGTACTCGAGTTACTGGATCCTCATGTCAAAAAACTCAGAACTCCACAGTAAGGGGCTTTACTAATGCAGAAGACACCAAAGTCCCTTATTCAGTAGGTAACATACAATTCCAATTGCCTTCTGTAACTTTAGAGAGGATAAAACTTGAAAACATTCCTTCTCGCTCTAAAGACAGTGAACCCATCACCATTTCAGGTAGGCAACTTCAGGGCACGAGTGTTAAATCTGAAGAGGAACACACGACTCTCCTCGCTCACAATGTGACTTCAGTGACGGGCACCACTGCCTCTAAAGAGATGTTTCATTTCACAGAAGTGAAGAAGGAGACAGGTgaaaggaatggaaaaaagacaaatgaagaaGATTCTGCCGATATTGAGTCTGTAGAACTTGACCTAGACTTCAGCTTTGAGTTAGATGTGGGTTTAGCCCAGAGCTCTCAGAGCAGTGAAGAAGAGCAGCTGCTTTCCTTGCAGGAGATGATTGAGTCGGTTACCAAGCCTCCAGATACACCAGAGAAGGGAGCCTTTTCAGAGCCAAGTACACCTGGAAATCATAGCATGCGGTTACGTGCT CGATTGTCTTCCCCTACAAAGCCAGGTCTCTACAAAAACAACCTTGATCTACTGCTGAAGGAAATCAACACCAATAAAAA AGCTAAAAAGAGTGAGGAGCAGCTTCTGTTGATGTGCAAAGAGGACCTGCTGAGAATAGCCAAATTTGAGGAGGACCAGGAGCAACAAGAGGAGGCCATCACCAGTGAACAGCA GGAATTTGTGCAACGCTACACATTGATGTCAGATGGACTCAGGGAAGTTCCTCCAGGAGAAGCGGTGTTCAACCTGGAGAAGTTTGGTCAGATATTCAACCAGGACACACTGCAGCTAAGAAAATACATGGTCAAGCCACAGGGGATGGCACAAAAAACTCTTCTTTG GTCCAGTCCAGCTCAGCTGAGATCACATGTGACCATGGGGTTGTTTCAAGAGGCGTACGACTGTCAATCGCCTTGTCCAACTCAAGTCAGCCGCTTCCTGTTCAAG ATGATGTCGGTCCACACGGAGAGGCTGATATCCGAAAAGATACTCGAGGTCCTCCGTGACATCGCCTGCACTGCTGCGTGTCAGATAG TGGAAAGTGAAAGCCAGCAGTTTAAAGTGTGGGTCCCCAGTTTGGCCGATGTGACACTGGTCCTGCTGAACATGGGAgttccatttgtttccctcttcCCTTTTGAAAATCTGCAGCCTCAATTCACAGAAGGAGATTTGCT ggaGGATGTTTACATATATAAAAGTGAAAGTCCTTCCCATAACAAGGAACAGAAAACTGTTCCTGAACACAACTACAGCACCATATTGAAG tatctgtctctctgtatgGGCCTGTGTCCACGAGCATACAGCGACGATGAGCTGCTTTTGCTGCTCTCTGTGTTGGAAAGAGTGAGCCTTGACACTCAGCTCATCCTCCAGCCCAGTGTGGAAATCTTCCCTCTTCTATATAAAATTCTCAACAACTTCAGGGACTGGAAATCTATG CTGCCCAGAATCTGTCTGGCCCTTACTGATCTGACAGATGACCACCACAACATGTGTCTGCTCATTCAGCAGCTGCCTGACAACAAACGTGGAAa GCAACTGCGCCAACATCTGAGTCTGTCTATGATTTCTAAACTGTTGAATGGAAAAAGCACATACAGGCCTACAGAAGAAGAGTTTCAG CTCTCTGCGCTGAGGCCATATTTGCCCGCTATGCAACCTTCCACCATTATTCAAGGAATGCTGAGCTCCTCCAGCCGGAGTTGGAGAGATAAAGATGAGGATATGGCTTATCTAGACCAACAG TCCTACTACCTCTGCTATAGCCTGCTGACATTGACAAATGAGGCTTCCAACTTTCAGTCTTTCCCAGCCCATCAGAAC GACCAGCTGCTGTGTCTGTACTCTGACCTGGATGTACATGTTAAGTGTGACATCAGGGAGAGTGAGAAATGTCTGTACCGAAGCAAG GTAAAGGATTTAGTTTCCAGAATTGACATCAAGTGGCAGAATATGCTTCAGAAGACCAAGCCCTTCTATTCat GGTCTGCTGTATGA
- the slf2 gene encoding SMC5-SMC6 complex localization factor protein 2 isoform X5 has translation MYIPNHWLCIVNCILNTHLQVKMFQSWFVNYPVTESYLKGEVLALQHHSLHQETPMKPPHIPNEPYHPPPRRKLPLQSPELCHRSEHLTISLEPICIMDSPANIGTPALLSSHCSRERLCATRNSGQHPGPFYSSHNVPFNQSNIRASVDGQQSRPPTDFHYISPKCMRDVSNYSTSSFHMRRDQVTKPKDTLCFSGSKNVTAINQDSNKTQPSDFRSFLFTPQQHRPHVSPPERAAEEVYPQQPSYCEPQSPGNCHCPPSYCKYPLSRRSSDRRSDVGVPMMHSPARPDQDQQYKRVPSSVKSTPAEDSHCSSLKRRRDSEDNSTSPSLVSSLKCSSDFKLQQKTTDSHLCTEPVCGQSSHLVDTDAQDDDSKHYIRKAYITSSQDQIIKIRLSEMPADGCLRKTEVEPVRKTKCSTLFSPKVTSSLPHTHSTSVLQVKTPRTKMSIASKSSSKLNSGSQVELNKTGRLRRHGVMPNYTDYLFTPDPISYLVSPAHKTAKPERAGSTIKSTMPEKSCSSTTSVRSSTRVTGSSCQKTQNSTVRGFTNAEDTKVPYSVGNIQFQLPSVTLERIKLENIPSRSKDSEPITISEVKKETGERNGKKTNEEDSADIESVELDLDFSFELDVGLAQSSQSSEEEQLLSLQEMIESVTKPPDTPEKGAFSEPSTPGNHSMRLRARLSSPTKPGLYKNNLDLLLKEINTNKKAKKSEEQLLLMCKEDLLRIAKFEEDQEQQEEAITSEQQEFVQRYTLMSDGLREVPPGEAVFNLEKFGQIFNQDTLQLRKYMVKPQGMAQKTLLWSSPAQLRSHVTMGLFQEAYDCQSPCPTQVSRFLFKMMSVHTERLISEKILEVLRDIACTAACQIVESESQQFKVWVPSLADVTLVLLNMGVPFVSLFPFENLQPQFTEGDLLEDVYIYKSESPSHNKEQKTVPEHNYSTILKYLSLCMGLCPRAYSDDELLLLLSVLERVSLDTQLILQPSVEIFPLLYKILNNFRDWKSMLPRICLALTDLTDDHHNMCLLIQQLPDNKRGKQLRQHLSLSMISKLLNGKSTYRPTEEEFQLSALRPYLPAMQPSTIIQGMLSSSSRSWRDKDEDMAYLDQQSYYLCYSLLTLTNEASNFQSFPAHQNDQLLCLYSDLDVHVKCDIRESEKCLYRSKVKDLVSRIDIKWQNMLQKTKPFYSWSAV, from the exons ATGTATATACCTAACCACTGGCTCTGCATTGTcaactgtattttaaatacacatcTTCAAGTTAAAATGTTTCAATCGTGGTTTGTCAACTATCCTGTGACTGAGAGCTACCTGAAAG GGGAAGTCCTTGCACTTCAGCATCATTCCCTACACCAGGAGACTCCAATGAAGCCGCCCCACATCCCGAATGAGCCGTATCATCCACCACCCAGGAGAAAGTTACCACTTCAAAGTCCTGAGCTGTGTCACAGATCAGAACACTTAACTATTTCCTTGGAACCAATCTGTATAATGGACAGCCCAGCTAACATTGGAACCCCAGCACTTCTGTCCAGTCACTGTTCAAGGGAAAGACTTTGTGCAACACGGAACTCTGGTCAACACCCAGGGCCTTTCTACTCCTCACATAATGTTCCATTCAACCAGTCTAACATTCGTGCCTCAGTAGATGGGCAACAGTCCCGGCCTCCCACTGACTTCCATTACATCTCCCCTAAGTGCATGAGGGATGTAAGCAACTACAGTACCTCGTCTTTTCACATGAGGAGAGATCAAGTAACCAAACCCAAGGACACCTTGTGTTTTTCAGGAAGCAAGAATGTAACTGCGATAAATCAAGACTCAAACAag ACTCAACCTAGTGATTTTAGAAGTTTCTTATTTACTCCCCAGCAGCACAGGCCTCATGTGAGCCCACCAGAGAGAGCAGCTGAAGAAGTTTATCCACAGCAACCCTCGTACTGTGAGCCCCAGAGTCCTGGGAACTGCCATTGCCCCCCAAGTTACTGCAAATATCCTCTGAGTAGACGGTCTTCTGACAGAAGAAGTGATGTTGGTGTACCTATGATGCACAGCCCTGCACGCCCTGACCAG gaCCAGCAATATAAACGAGTACCTTCAAGTGTAAAGTCAACTCCAG CAGAGGACTCGCATTGCTCGTCATTGAAGAGGCGAAGGGACTCTGAGGACAACTCGACCAGCCCATCATTAGTGTCTTCATTGAAGTGTTCTTCGGACTTTAAACTGCAACAGAAAACCACAGACAGCCACCTGTGTACAGAGCCAGTATGTGGCCAGTCGTCACATCTGGTTGACACTGATGCACAGGATGACGATTCCAAACATTACATAAGGAAGGCATATATAACTTCCTCTCAGGATCAGATCATCAAGATCAGATTATCTGAAATGCCTGCTGATGGATGTTTGAGAAAAACAGAAGTGGAACCTGTTAGAAAGACTAAATGTAGCACTTTATTCTCCCCCAAGGTCACGAGTAGTTTGCCTCATACGCACAGTACCTCAGTTCTACAAGTGAAGACTCCAAGGACCAAGATGAGCATTGCGTCCAAATCATCCTCAAAGTTAAATTCAGGTTCTCAGGTTGAACTGAATAAAACTGGCCGCCTACGAAGACATGGTGTGATGCCTAATTACACAGATTATCTCTTTACCCCTGATCCCATTTCCTATTTAGTCAGCCCTGCACATAAAACGGCAAAACCTGAGAGAGCTGGATCAACCATTAAGTCTACCATGCCAGAGAAAAGCTGTTCATCCACTACATCCGTTAGATCCAGTACTCGAGTTACTGGATCCTCATGTCAAAAAACTCAGAACTCCACAGTAAGGGGCTTTACTAATGCAGAAGACACCAAAGTCCCTTATTCAGTAGGTAACATACAATTCCAATTGCCTTCTGTAACTTTAGAGAGGATAAAACTTGAAAACATTCCTTCTCGCTCTAAAGACAGTGAACCCATCACCATTTCAG AAGTGAAGAAGGAGACAGGTgaaaggaatggaaaaaagacaaatgaagaaGATTCTGCCGATATTGAGTCTGTAGAACTTGACCTAGACTTCAGCTTTGAGTTAGATGTGGGTTTAGCCCAGAGCTCTCAGAGCAGTGAAGAAGAGCAGCTGCTTTCCTTGCAGGAGATGATTGAGTCGGTTACCAAGCCTCCAGATACACCAGAGAAGGGAGCCTTTTCAGAGCCAAGTACACCTGGAAATCATAGCATGCGGTTACGTGCT CGATTGTCTTCCCCTACAAAGCCAGGTCTCTACAAAAACAACCTTGATCTACTGCTGAAGGAAATCAACACCAATAAAAA AGCTAAAAAGAGTGAGGAGCAGCTTCTGTTGATGTGCAAAGAGGACCTGCTGAGAATAGCCAAATTTGAGGAGGACCAGGAGCAACAAGAGGAGGCCATCACCAGTGAACAGCA GGAATTTGTGCAACGCTACACATTGATGTCAGATGGACTCAGGGAAGTTCCTCCAGGAGAAGCGGTGTTCAACCTGGAGAAGTTTGGTCAGATATTCAACCAGGACACACTGCAGCTAAGAAAATACATGGTCAAGCCACAGGGGATGGCACAAAAAACTCTTCTTTG GTCCAGTCCAGCTCAGCTGAGATCACATGTGACCATGGGGTTGTTTCAAGAGGCGTACGACTGTCAATCGCCTTGTCCAACTCAAGTCAGCCGCTTCCTGTTCAAG ATGATGTCGGTCCACACGGAGAGGCTGATATCCGAAAAGATACTCGAGGTCCTCCGTGACATCGCCTGCACTGCTGCGTGTCAGATAG TGGAAAGTGAAAGCCAGCAGTTTAAAGTGTGGGTCCCCAGTTTGGCCGATGTGACACTGGTCCTGCTGAACATGGGAgttccatttgtttccctcttcCCTTTTGAAAATCTGCAGCCTCAATTCACAGAAGGAGATTTGCT ggaGGATGTTTACATATATAAAAGTGAAAGTCCTTCCCATAACAAGGAACAGAAAACTGTTCCTGAACACAACTACAGCACCATATTGAAG tatctgtctctctgtatgGGCCTGTGTCCACGAGCATACAGCGACGATGAGCTGCTTTTGCTGCTCTCTGTGTTGGAAAGAGTGAGCCTTGACACTCAGCTCATCCTCCAGCCCAGTGTGGAAATCTTCCCTCTTCTATATAAAATTCTCAACAACTTCAGGGACTGGAAATCTATG CTGCCCAGAATCTGTCTGGCCCTTACTGATCTGACAGATGACCACCACAACATGTGTCTGCTCATTCAGCAGCTGCCTGACAACAAACGTGGAAa GCAACTGCGCCAACATCTGAGTCTGTCTATGATTTCTAAACTGTTGAATGGAAAAAGCACATACAGGCCTACAGAAGAAGAGTTTCAG CTCTCTGCGCTGAGGCCATATTTGCCCGCTATGCAACCTTCCACCATTATTCAAGGAATGCTGAGCTCCTCCAGCCGGAGTTGGAGAGATAAAGATGAGGATATGGCTTATCTAGACCAACAG TCCTACTACCTCTGCTATAGCCTGCTGACATTGACAAATGAGGCTTCCAACTTTCAGTCTTTCCCAGCCCATCAGAAC GACCAGCTGCTGTGTCTGTACTCTGACCTGGATGTACATGTTAAGTGTGACATCAGGGAGAGTGAGAAATGTCTGTACCGAAGCAAG GTAAAGGATTTAGTTTCCAGAATTGACATCAAGTGGCAGAATATGCTTCAGAAGACCAAGCCCTTCTATTCat GGTCTGCTGTATGA
- the slf2 gene encoding SMC5-SMC6 complex localization factor protein 2 isoform X6 translates to MKPPHIPNEPYHPPPRRKLPLQSPELCHRSEHLTISLEPICIMDSPANIGTPALLSSHCSRERLCATRNSGQHPGPFYSSHNVPFNQSNIRASVDGQQSRPPTDFHYISPKCMRDVSNYSTSSFHMRRDQVTKPKDTLCFSGSKNVTAINQDSNKTQPSDFRSFLFTPQQHRPHVSPPERAAEEVYPQQPSYCEPQSPGNCHCPPSYCKYPLSRRSSDRRSDVGVPMMHSPARPDQDQQYKRVPSSVKSTPAEDSHCSSLKRRRDSEDNSTSPSLVSSLKCSSDFKLQQKTTDSHLCTEPVCGQSSHLVDTDAQDDDSKHYIRKAYITSSQDQIIKIRLSEMPADGCLRKTEVEPVRKTKCSTLFSPKVTSSLPHTHSTSVLQVKTPRTKMSIASKSSSKLNSGSQVELNKTGRLRRHGVMPNYTDYLFTPDPISYLVSPAHKTAKPERAGSTIKSTMPEKSCSSTTSVRSSTRVTGSSCQKTQNSTVRGFTNAEDTKVPYSVGNIQFQLPSVTLERIKLENIPSRSKDSEPITISGRQLQGTSVKSEEEHTTLLAHNVTSVTGTTASKEMFHFTEVKKETGERNGKKTNEEDSADIESVELDLDFSFELDVGLAQSSQSSEEEQLLSLQEMIESVTKPPDTPEKGAFSEPSTPGNHSMRLRARLSSPTKPGLYKNNLDLLLKEINTNKKAKKSEEQLLLMCKEDLLRIAKFEEDQEQQEEAITSEQQEFVQRYTLMSDGLREVPPGEAVFNLEKFGQIFNQDTLQLRKYMVKPQGMAQKTLLWSSPAQLRSHVTMGLFQEAYDCQSPCPTQVSRFLFKMMSVHTERLISEKILEVLRDIACTAACQIVESESQQFKVWVPSLADVTLVLLNMGVPFVSLFPFENLQPQFTEGDLLEDVYIYKSESPSHNKEQKTVPEHNYSTILKYLSLCMGLCPRAYSDDELLLLLSVLERVSLDTQLILQPSVEIFPLLYKILNNFRDWKSMLPRICLALTDLTDDHHNMCLLIQQLPDNKRGKQLRQHLSLSMISKLLNGKSTYRPTEEEFQLSALRPYLPAMQPSTIIQGMLSSSSRSWRDKDEDMAYLDQQSYYLCYSLLTLTNEASNFQSFPAHQNDQLLCLYSDLDVHVKCDIRESEKCLYRSKVKDLVSRIDIKWQNMLQKTKPFYSWSAV, encoded by the exons ATGAAGCCGCCCCACATCCCGAATGAGCCGTATCATCCACCACCCAGGAGAAAGTTACCACTTCAAAGTCCTGAGCTGTGTCACAGATCAGAACACTTAACTATTTCCTTGGAACCAATCTGTATAATGGACAGCCCAGCTAACATTGGAACCCCAGCACTTCTGTCCAGTCACTGTTCAAGGGAAAGACTTTGTGCAACACGGAACTCTGGTCAACACCCAGGGCCTTTCTACTCCTCACATAATGTTCCATTCAACCAGTCTAACATTCGTGCCTCAGTAGATGGGCAACAGTCCCGGCCTCCCACTGACTTCCATTACATCTCCCCTAAGTGCATGAGGGATGTAAGCAACTACAGTACCTCGTCTTTTCACATGAGGAGAGATCAAGTAACCAAACCCAAGGACACCTTGTGTTTTTCAGGAAGCAAGAATGTAACTGCGATAAATCAAGACTCAAACAag ACTCAACCTAGTGATTTTAGAAGTTTCTTATTTACTCCCCAGCAGCACAGGCCTCATGTGAGCCCACCAGAGAGAGCAGCTGAAGAAGTTTATCCACAGCAACCCTCGTACTGTGAGCCCCAGAGTCCTGGGAACTGCCATTGCCCCCCAAGTTACTGCAAATATCCTCTGAGTAGACGGTCTTCTGACAGAAGAAGTGATGTTGGTGTACCTATGATGCACAGCCCTGCACGCCCTGACCAG gaCCAGCAATATAAACGAGTACCTTCAAGTGTAAAGTCAACTCCAG CAGAGGACTCGCATTGCTCGTCATTGAAGAGGCGAAGGGACTCTGAGGACAACTCGACCAGCCCATCATTAGTGTCTTCATTGAAGTGTTCTTCGGACTTTAAACTGCAACAGAAAACCACAGACAGCCACCTGTGTACAGAGCCAGTATGTGGCCAGTCGTCACATCTGGTTGACACTGATGCACAGGATGACGATTCCAAACATTACATAAGGAAGGCATATATAACTTCCTCTCAGGATCAGATCATCAAGATCAGATTATCTGAAATGCCTGCTGATGGATGTTTGAGAAAAACAGAAGTGGAACCTGTTAGAAAGACTAAATGTAGCACTTTATTCTCCCCCAAGGTCACGAGTAGTTTGCCTCATACGCACAGTACCTCAGTTCTACAAGTGAAGACTCCAAGGACCAAGATGAGCATTGCGTCCAAATCATCCTCAAAGTTAAATTCAGGTTCTCAGGTTGAACTGAATAAAACTGGCCGCCTACGAAGACATGGTGTGATGCCTAATTACACAGATTATCTCTTTACCCCTGATCCCATTTCCTATTTAGTCAGCCCTGCACATAAAACGGCAAAACCTGAGAGAGCTGGATCAACCATTAAGTCTACCATGCCAGAGAAAAGCTGTTCATCCACTACATCCGTTAGATCCAGTACTCGAGTTACTGGATCCTCATGTCAAAAAACTCAGAACTCCACAGTAAGGGGCTTTACTAATGCAGAAGACACCAAAGTCCCTTATTCAGTAGGTAACATACAATTCCAATTGCCTTCTGTAACTTTAGAGAGGATAAAACTTGAAAACATTCCTTCTCGCTCTAAAGACAGTGAACCCATCACCATTTCAGGTAGGCAACTTCAGGGCACGAGTGTTAAATCTGAAGAGGAACACACGACTCTCCTCGCTCACAATGTGACTTCAGTGACGGGCACCACTGCCTCTAAAGAGATGTTTCATTTCACAGAAGTGAAGAAGGAGACAGGTgaaaggaatggaaaaaagacaaatgaagaaGATTCTGCCGATATTGAGTCTGTAGAACTTGACCTAGACTTCAGCTTTGAGTTAGATGTGGGTTTAGCCCAGAGCTCTCAGAGCAGTGAAGAAGAGCAGCTGCTTTCCTTGCAGGAGATGATTGAGTCGGTTACCAAGCCTCCAGATACACCAGAGAAGGGAGCCTTTTCAGAGCCAAGTACACCTGGAAATCATAGCATGCGGTTACGTGCT CGATTGTCTTCCCCTACAAAGCCAGGTCTCTACAAAAACAACCTTGATCTACTGCTGAAGGAAATCAACACCAATAAAAA AGCTAAAAAGAGTGAGGAGCAGCTTCTGTTGATGTGCAAAGAGGACCTGCTGAGAATAGCCAAATTTGAGGAGGACCAGGAGCAACAAGAGGAGGCCATCACCAGTGAACAGCA GGAATTTGTGCAACGCTACACATTGATGTCAGATGGACTCAGGGAAGTTCCTCCAGGAGAAGCGGTGTTCAACCTGGAGAAGTTTGGTCAGATATTCAACCAGGACACACTGCAGCTAAGAAAATACATGGTCAAGCCACAGGGGATGGCACAAAAAACTCTTCTTTG GTCCAGTCCAGCTCAGCTGAGATCACATGTGACCATGGGGTTGTTTCAAGAGGCGTACGACTGTCAATCGCCTTGTCCAACTCAAGTCAGCCGCTTCCTGTTCAAG ATGATGTCGGTCCACACGGAGAGGCTGATATCCGAAAAGATACTCGAGGTCCTCCGTGACATCGCCTGCACTGCTGCGTGTCAGATAG TGGAAAGTGAAAGCCAGCAGTTTAAAGTGTGGGTCCCCAGTTTGGCCGATGTGACACTGGTCCTGCTGAACATGGGAgttccatttgtttccctcttcCCTTTTGAAAATCTGCAGCCTCAATTCACAGAAGGAGATTTGCT ggaGGATGTTTACATATATAAAAGTGAAAGTCCTTCCCATAACAAGGAACAGAAAACTGTTCCTGAACACAACTACAGCACCATATTGAAG tatctgtctctctgtatgGGCCTGTGTCCACGAGCATACAGCGACGATGAGCTGCTTTTGCTGCTCTCTGTGTTGGAAAGAGTGAGCCTTGACACTCAGCTCATCCTCCAGCCCAGTGTGGAAATCTTCCCTCTTCTATATAAAATTCTCAACAACTTCAGGGACTGGAAATCTATG CTGCCCAGAATCTGTCTGGCCCTTACTGATCTGACAGATGACCACCACAACATGTGTCTGCTCATTCAGCAGCTGCCTGACAACAAACGTGGAAa GCAACTGCGCCAACATCTGAGTCTGTCTATGATTTCTAAACTGTTGAATGGAAAAAGCACATACAGGCCTACAGAAGAAGAGTTTCAG CTCTCTGCGCTGAGGCCATATTTGCCCGCTATGCAACCTTCCACCATTATTCAAGGAATGCTGAGCTCCTCCAGCCGGAGTTGGAGAGATAAAGATGAGGATATGGCTTATCTAGACCAACAG TCCTACTACCTCTGCTATAGCCTGCTGACATTGACAAATGAGGCTTCCAACTTTCAGTCTTTCCCAGCCCATCAGAAC GACCAGCTGCTGTGTCTGTACTCTGACCTGGATGTACATGTTAAGTGTGACATCAGGGAGAGTGAGAAATGTCTGTACCGAAGCAAG GTAAAGGATTTAGTTTCCAGAATTGACATCAAGTGGCAGAATATGCTTCAGAAGACCAAGCCCTTCTATTCat GGTCTGCTGTATGA